The Malassezia japonica chromosome 5, complete sequence genome contains a region encoding:
- a CDS encoding uncharacterized protein (EggNog:ENOG503P6TK; COG:S): MPPKSEPVPSAQAPKPHGILKNIKPSDGANVDNRLQWDESNLSLNQEERDNAAARMTIDEPKTPFVHSASAPPMEEEEFDLDTDKDARPVATSASLDLDQVEANTKANAAISGSYRQLKERVESSPTIASPTPTYPTTDGDEAKHTEP, from the exons atgcCGCCCAAGAGCGAaccggtgccgagcgcccaGGCGCCCAAGCCCCACGGCATTCTGAAGAACATCAAGCCAAGCGACGGAGCAAATGTGGACAACAG GCTTCAGTGGGACGAATCAAACCTCTCTCTGAACcaagaggagcgcgacaaTGCGGCGGCCCGCATGACCATTGACGAGCCCAAGACGCCGTTCGTgcacagcgcgtcggcaccCCCGATGGAGGAAGAGG AATTCGACCTCGACACGGACAAGGACGCGCGGCCGGTGgcgaccagcgcctcgctcgatCTCGACCAGGTCGAGGCCAACACCAAGGCGAATGCGGCGATTTCTGGGTCGTACCGCCAGCTGAAAGAGCGTGTCGagtcgtcgccgacgattGCATCGCCCACGCCGACGTACCCCACGACGGACGGCGACGAAGCGAAGCACACCGA gccttga
- the MES1 gene encoding methionine--tRNA ligase (EggNog:ENOG503NXU3; BUSCO:EOG09260TUT; COG:J): MATPFPRVPPAVEGQERHVNSSKDVIMKLNSEQHPEKVLPLDGEQNVLVTSALPYVNNVPHLGNIIGSTLSADVFARYARTQNRNTLYICGTDEYGTATETKALEDKVTPQELCDKYHALHAEVYQWFQIGFDHFGRTTTPQQTTIAQDIFLKLQKNGYLEERSMTQLYCEHCSRFLADRYVEGTCPRCGYDDARGDQCDKCGQLLDAVELLDPKCKMCKNKPVQRESRHMFLRIDTLQPKTEAWAGKQAKDGKWSSNGAFITDSWFKEGLRPFSLTRDLKWGVPVPVEGMEDKVLYVWFDAPIGYPSITANYTEDWERWWKNPENVQLYQFMGKDNVRFHTVIFPSCLLGSGDDWTLLHHINTTEYLQYEGGKFSKSRNIGVFGDKAKETKLSPSVWRYYLLATRPESSDSQFIWHDFVTRNNSELLKNLGNFVNRIMTFTKKYDGRLPEISAGFGLRPGTEGALEASVTDEPFSQVIAQFTKDVNQILQQYVEFMDVGKLRAGLNTMMALSARGNLLLSDAGLDNALFSEHRAKCDAVILLATNLIWTLTALVHPFMPETSDQMLVQLNAPPRAIPKHGFALDLLPGHGVGKAAHLFKNIDEKQADVWRAQFGGDASAAEEKPAMSKKAAAKARKALEKQKQSMERTPEMAALEEKVKEQGEAVRAAKANTDTPQEDLDRQVQQLLQLKQQLEEETDKALAQQAQKAL, translated from the coding sequence ATGGCGACGCCGTTtccgcgcgtgccgccggccgtcgAGGGCCAGGAGCGGCATGTGAACTCCTCGAAGGATGTTATTATGAAGCTCAATTCGGAGCAGCACCCCGAGAAGGTGCTcccgctcgacggcgagcagAACGTGCTCGTGACGTCGGCGCTGCCCTATGTGAACAATGTCCCCCATCTCGGCAACATTATCGGCTCGACGCTGTCTGCGGACGTATTTGCGCGATACGCGCGTACGCAGAACCGCAACACACTGTACATCTGCGGTACGGACGAATACGGTACCGCCACCGAgaccaaggcgctcgaggacaaGGTGACGCCGCAGGAGCTCTGCGACAAGTACCACGCGCTCCACGCCGAGGTGTACCAGTGGTTCCAGATCGGCTTTGACCACTTTGGCCGCACGACGACGCCCCAGCAGACGACGATCGCGCAGGACATTTTCCTCAAGCTGCAAAAGAACGGCTACTTGGAGGAGCGCAGCATGACGCAGCTCTACTGCGAGCACTGCTCGCGCTTCCTTGCGGACCGCTACGTTGAGGGTACGTGCCCCAGGTGCGGctacgacgacgcgcgtgGCGACCAGTGCGACAAGTGTggccagctgctcgacgcggtcgagctcctggacCCCAAGTGCAAGATGTGCAAGAACAagccggtgcagcgcgagtCGCGCCACATGTTCCTGCGCATCGATACGCTGCAGCCCAAGACCGAGGCGTGGGCCGGTAAGCAAGCCAAGGACGGCAAGTGGTCGTCGAACGGCGCATTCATCACCGACTCGTGGTTTAAGGAGGGCCTCCGTCCCTTTTCGCTGACGCGCGACCTCAAGTGGGGCGTGCCCGTGCCAGTGGAAGGCATGGAGGACAAGGTGCTCTACGTATGGTtcgacgcgccgatcgGCTACCCCTCGATCACTGCTAACTACACCGAGGACTGGGAGCGCTGGTGGAAGAACCCCGAGAATGTGCAGCTGTACCAGTTCATGGGCAAGGACAATGTGCGCTTCCACACGGTCATCTTCCCCTCGtgcctgctcggcagcgggGACGACTGgacgctgctgcaccaCATCAACACGACCGAGTACCTGCAGTACGAGGGCGGCAAGTTCTCCAAGTCGCGCAACATTGGTGTGTTTGGCGACAAGGCAAAGGAGACCAAgctctcgccgagcgtctggCGCTACTACctgctcgcgacgcgccccgagTCGTCCGACAGCCAGTTCATCTGGCACGACTTTGTCACGCGCAACAACTCGGAGCTGCTCAAGAACCTCGGCAACTTTGTGAACCGTATCATGACCTTTACGAAGAAGTacgacggccgcctgcCCGAGATCTCCGCCGGCTtcggcctgcgcccggGCACGGagggcgcgctcgaggcgtcggTGACCGACGAGCCCTTCTCGCAGGTCATTGCGCAGTTCACCAAGGACGTGAACCAGATCCTGCAGCAGTACGTCGAGTTTATGGACGTCGGTAAGCTGCGTGCGGGTCTCAACACCATGATGGCGCTGTCCGCACGCGGCAATTTGCTCCTCTCCGACGCGGGCCTGGACAATGCGCTCTTCtccgagcaccgcgccaAGTGCGACGCGGTGATCCTCCTTGCGACGAACCTTATCTGGACGCTcaccgcgctcgtgcaTCCGTTCATGCCCGAGACGTCCGACCAGatgctcgtgcagctcaacgcgccgccccgcgcgATTCCCAAGCACGGCTTTGCGCTCGATCTCCTGCCCGGCCACGGCGTCggcaaggcggcgcacctctTCAAGAACATTGACGAGAAGCAGGCCGACGTGTGGCGCGCGCAgttcggcggcgacgcctcggccgccgaggaaAAGCCGGCTATGTCGAAAAAGgccgcggccaaggcgcgcaaggcgctcgaaaAGCAAAAGCAGAGCatggagcgcacgccggaaatggccgcgctcgaggaaaAGGTCAAGGAGCagggcgaggcggtgcgtgccgccAAGGCAAACACCGACACGCCGCAGGAGGACCTCGATCGTcaggtgcagcagctgctccagctcaagcagcagctcgaggaagaGACGGACAAGGCACTGGCCCAGCAGGCCCAAAAGGCGTTGTAG
- the DUS3 gene encoding tRNA-dihydrouridine(47) synthase [NAD(P)(+)] (BUSCO:EOG09261ZPW; COG:J; EggNog:ENOG503NUGC) yields the protein MTYRPGTAPIQPAYVLEAWPAKSGSLLGEDKKGEGEESAENARASDAPQAAEASHDSHVESNASSERGQDPPRKRARGQNKGRVFTKTDDLIGICSQVSRGLPCKFGDDCRFGHDLCLYLTHKPRDLPHLVPAEGEARAQWLERVYELAAQSEKPEAPKPDGDAVQSCVDFSTQCPYYAERGACPAGWKCRFLGAHVKRVSPSRAVVPEAGGERGTGLELVTDAARVAQWEARPRAVTNTAHPANDEVNWLSPESAKLLRSGKYKYEKAPAILARLKQETNELGALPPYDAASSKIGHGPLVIDYAYEAALAKVQAQAPRGAAATEEALEEHANALRNVRPSDAAADTARVRPAEKRRLQWRGELYLAPLTTTGNLPFRRVCSAFGSDIHCGEMGLAESFSSGHASEWSLTRRWDGERIFGTQVCGSKPEFLVPAAEALAREVGSGLDFVDVNCGCPIDLVFNKGAGSALLDHANKLGRIVRGMSAALGEIPLTIKLRTGTSAKQTTHKIFARAQTEWGAGAVTLHGRSRKQRYKNDADWDYIGTCASALRDSVVHWNEDQRTADEPEMVPVPIYGNGDVYGHHDYYEHIDKTGVDGEMIARGALIKPWIFTEIKERRDWDISARERLDIVRQFADYGLTHWGADTQGVNTTRRFLCEMLSFTHRYVPIGILEHVPVRMNDRPPPFGGRDALETLLSSPSASDWVRISEMFLGKAPDNWSFLPKHKSNSFAETDSLQG from the exons ATGACGTACCGGCcaggcaccgcgccgatcCAGCCGGCCTatgtgctcgaggcgtggCCTGCCAAGAGCGGgtcgctcctcggcgaggacaaGAAGGGCGAGGGAGAAGAAAGCGCAGAAAacgcacgcgccagcgACGCTCCGCAGGCCGCCGAAGCGTCGCACGACAGCCATGTGGAGTCGAATGCAAGCTCTGAGCGGGGGCAGGATccgccgcgcaagcgcgcgcggGGGCAGAACAAGGGGCGCGTGTTTACCAAGACGGACGATCTGATTGGAATCTGCAGCCAGGTTTCGCGCGGCCTGCCGTGCAAGTTTGGCGACGACTGCCGCTTTGGGCACGATCTGTGCCTCTATCTTACGCACAAACCCCGCGACCTCCCCCATCTGGTGccggccgagggcgaggcaCGCGCGCAGTGGCTCGAGCGGGTGTACGAGCTTGCAGCGCAGTCGGAAAAAcccgaggcgcccaagccggacggcgacgcggtccAGAGCTGCGTCGACTTTTCCACGCAGTGCCCCTACTATGCCGAGCGGGGCGCGTGCCCGGCCGGGTGGAAGTGCCgcttcctcggcgcgcacgtaAAGCGCGTCAGCCcctcgcgcgcggtcgtgccagaggcgggcggcgagcgcggcacgggcctcgagctggtcacagacgccgcgcgcgtcgcgcagtgggaggcgcggccgagggcTGTTACCAACACGGCGCACCCCGCCAACGACGAGGTGAACTGGCTCTCGCCAGAGAGCGCCAAGCTGCTGCGTTCCGGCAAGTACAAATACGAAAAAGCGCCCGCGATCCTTGCGCGTCTCAAGCAAGAGACCAACGAGCTTggggcgctgccgccgtacgacgccgcgtcgtccaAGATTGGGCACGGTCCGCTGGTCATTGACTATGCGTATgaagcggcgctcgcaAAAGTGCAGGCGCAAGCcccccgcggcgctgcggcgaccgaagaggcgctcgaaGAGCATGCgaatgcgctgcgcaacgtgCGCCCGAGTgatgcggcggccgacacggcgcgtgtgcgcccCGCCGAGAAGCGGCGCTTGCAGTGGCGTGGCGAGCTGtaccttgcgccgctcacgACGACCGGCAACCTGCCGTTTCGCCGCGTGTGCTCGGCGTTTGGCTCAGACATTCACTGCGGCGAGATGGGCCTCGCCGAGTCCTTTTCGTCCGGGCACGCCTCGGAGTGGAGCCTCACTCGCCGCTGGGACGGCGAGCGGATCTTTGGCACGCAGGTCTGTGGCTCGAAGCCCGAGTTCCTCGTGcctgccgccgaggcgctcgcgcgcgaggtcggGAGCGGCCTCGACTTTGTCGATGTGAACTGCGGGTGCCCCATCGACCTCGTGTTCAACAAAGGTGCCGGCtctgcgctcctcgaccatGCAAACAAGCTCGGGCGGATCGTGCGCGGGATGTCGGCGGCACTCGGCGAGATCCCCTTGACGATCAagctgcgcaccggcacgtCTGCCAAGCAAACCACGCACAAGATctttgcgcgcgcgcagacCGAGtggggcgccggcgccgtgacgctgcacggccgctCGCGCAAGCAGCGGTACAAGAACGACGCGGACTGGGACTATATTgggacgtgcgcctcggcgctgcgcgactcggtcgTGCACTGGAACGAGGACCAACgcacggccgacgagccggaAATGGTCCCGGTCCCGATCTATGGCAACGGCGACGTGTACGGCCACCACGACTACTACGAGCACATCGACAAGACCGGCGTGGATGGCGAGATGAttgcacgcggcgcgctgatcAAGCCGTGGATCTTTACCGAGAtcaaggagcgccgcgactgGGACATttccgcgcgcgagcgcctcgacatTGTGCGCCAGTTTGCCGACTATGGCCTCACGCACTGGGGCGCCGACACGCAAGGCGTAaacacgacgcgccgcttccTGTGCGAGATGCTCTCGTTCACGCACCGCTACGTCCCGATCGGCATCCTCGAGCATGTGCCGGTCCGCATGAACGACCGCCCGCCGCCTTTTggcgggcgcgacgcgctcgagacgctgctcAGCAGCCCCAGCGCCAGCGACTGGGTGCGCATCTCGGAGATGTTCCTCGGCAAAGCGCCGGACAATTGGAGCTTCCTAC CGAAACACAAGTCCAACTCCTTCGCAGAGACCGACTCCCTCCAAGGCTAA
- the cdc1 gene encoding DNA polymerase delta small subunit Cdc1 (COG:L; EggNog:ENOG503NVJ1; BUSCO:EOG09263CUU) — translation MAVRSASQFDPLEDLAGPLRVPAAERTYGRQFAQVYDYRLAVLRRRVLASATEAYGEKPPYVERILDIPPKQLCFVIGTVYANLKLKPDVLQEIAREQSIAPQPVPTYVDPGHDELYIEDQSGRVRIVGPKVASGTPLAAKCVTGAVIGVFGAETPDGDLEVADIALPGPPAPLPLEPARVKEEGEAYIVLASGLQMGSADAANDMHYDLLQEWLSGELGSASERADTARISSMVIAGNSVSKASWVPRETSVMEKRQQPAALTHSPFAELDPMLASLCATLDAVVLMPGAQDPSSATLPQQPLLRGLFPRAAQWDNLHCLTNPAWLGLHNRTILSSSGQNVDDLVKYLPEGNASPALQMALATLQWSHVAPTAPDTLWCYPFKSTDPFVVRAAPDLYVIGNQAKYETATFEARTADGFPHTIRVVLVPEFATSHEVVLVNMATLEPRIVSFAA, via the exons ATGGCCGTTCGTAGCGCGAGCCAATTTGACCCCCTCGAGGATCTCGCGGggccgctgcgtgtgccggccgccgagcggaCGTACGGCCGCCAGTTTGCGCAGGTGTACGACTACCGCCTTgcggtgctgcggcgccgcgtgcttgcgtcggcgaccgagGCGTATGGCGAAAAGCCGCcgtacgtcgagcgcatcctcgaTATTCCGCCCAAGCAGCTGTGCTTTGTGATTGGCACGGTGTATGCGAACCTGAAACTGAAGCCGGATGTGCTCCAGGAGATTGCACGCGAG CAATCcatcgcgccgcagccggtGCCGACGTACGTCGACCCCGGCCACGACGAGCTGTACATTGAGGACCAGAgcgggcgcgtgcgcattGTCGGGCCCAAGGTTGCGTCGGggacgccgctcgcggccaaGTGCGTCACGGGCGCGGTCATTGGCGTGTTTggcgccgagacgccggACGGCGACCTGGAAGTCGCCGACATTGCGCTGCCGGGCCCCCCAGCCCCCCTGCCGCTGGAGCCGGCGAGGGTCAAggaggagggcgaggcgTACATTGtgctcgcgagcggccTCCAGATGGGCAGCGCGGACGCGGCCAACGACATGCACTACGACCTCCTCCAAGAGTGGCTTTccggcgagctcggcagcgcgtccgAGCGCGCAGACACGGCCCGCATCTCGAGCATGGTGATTGCGGGCAACTCGGTAAGCAAAGCAAGCTGGGTACCGCGTGAGACGTCCGTGATGGAAAAGCGGCAgcagccggcggcgctgacGCACTCGCCgtttgccgagctcgatccgatgcttgcgtcgctctgtgcgacgctcgacgcggtggtGCTTATGCCGGGCGCGCAGGAccccagcagcgcgacgctgccgcagcagccgctgctgcgtggcctgttcccccgcgccgcgcagtgGGACAATCTGCACTGCCTGACGAATCCCGCGTGGCTCGGGCTGCACAACAGGACGATCCTGAGCTCGTCGGGGCAGAATGTCGACGATCTCGTCAAGTACCTGCCCGAGGGCAatgcgtcgcccgcgctgcagaTGGCGCTCGCTACGCTGCAGTGgtcgcacgtcgcgccgacggcgccaGACACGCTGT GGTGTTATCCGTTCAAGTCGACCGACCCCTTTGtggtgcgtgccgcgccggaTCTATACGTCATCGGCAACCAGGCCAAGTACGAAACGGCGACGttcgaggcgcgcacggccgacgGCTTTCCTCACACCATCCGCGTGGTCCTCGTGCCAGAGTTTGCGACGAGCCACGAGGTGGTGCTGGTCAACatggcgacgctcgagcccCGTATCGTATCCTTCGCGGCGTAG
- the CSN12 gene encoding COP9 signalosome (CSN) subunit (COG:D; EggNog:ENOG503NY0K) codes for MNASALGAVVGQCAAKEDGDGLANVFDMQSSTTRRCCAGVKDASVPALQKSVGLHGPWSDVVAHYVRSGALLFHADAGARAPAESWHLACEAMQSALGAFLRYFGTLAPGRWALPVLYALLRDLRWVAQGADDAATSAALAENEQALPVQKHMEECARQLNKAFSACIADRHQALSQSKKWGTYAIVGMIFRMYFRLKSTALCKNILRALAAADLPPLHRFPKGDRVTFQYYVGRLAFLDEDYAKAEKELSEALALAPKRHAHNCERILLYLIAVRLLQGVRPSARLFASYPRLAALYEPIVEACWQGDVRRFDDVLAAPQMERTLVRLGLFLALERAREVCTTRLFRRVWRASDQSTRLRLGLFTDAMHWLQLPLAPQETEWAIATLIAKGRMKGYIAHERQMLVLSATDPFPAASLAMLT; via the exons ATGAACGCGAGCGCGCTGGGCGCTGTAGTGGgccagtgcgccgcgaagGAGGACGGGGATGGGCTGGCAAACGTGTTTGACATGCAGagcagcacgacgcggcggtgctGTGCGGGCGTAAAGGATGCATCG GTTCCGGCCTTGCAGAAAAGCGTCGGCCTGCACGGGCCGTGGAGCGATGTCGTGGCGCACTATGTGCGgagcggtgcgctgctctTTCACGCGGAcgctggcgcgcgtgcgcctgccgagtCGTGGCATCTAGCGTGCGAGGCGATGCAgagtgcgctcggcgcgttcCTGCGCTACtttggcacgctcgcgcccgggcgctgggcgctgccggtgctctatgcgctgctgcgcgacctgcgctGGGTCGCCCAAGgcgcggacgacgcggcgaccagtgcggcgctcgcggagaatgagcaggcgctcccGGTGCAGAAGCACATGGAAGAGTGTGCACGGCAGCTGAACAAGGCGTTTTCCGCGTGCATTGCCGACCGGCACCAGGCCCTGTCGCAGAGCAAAAAGTGGGGCACGTACGCAATCGTCGGCATGATCTTTCGCATGTACTTCCGCCTAAAGTCCACGGCGCTCTGCAAGAATATCCtccgcgcgctggccgcTGCGGACCTTCCGCCGCTGCACCGCTTTCCGAAGGGCGACCGCGTGACGTTCCAGTACTatgtcggccgcctcgcgttcctcgacgaggactaTGCCAAGGCGGAGAAGGAgctgagcgaggcgctcgcgctcgcgcccaAGCGCCACGCGCACAACTGCGAGCGGATCCTCTTGTACCTGATTGCGGTGCGTCTGCTGCagggcgtgcgcccgagcgcgaggctcTTTGCGTCGTATCCccggctcgccgcgctgtaCGAGCCGATTGTCGAGGCGTGCTGGCAAGgtgacgtgcgccgctttgacgacgtgctcgccgcgccgcagatggagcgcacgctcgtgcgcctcggcctgtTTCTCGCGttggagcgcgcgcgcgaagTGTGCACTACGCGCCTCTTTCGGCGCGTGTGGCGCGCGAGTGACCAgtcgacgcgcctgcgccttggcctcttTACAGACGCCATGCACTGGCTCCAGCTCCCGCTCGCGCCCCAAGAGACCGAGTGGGCGATCGCGACGCTGATCGCCAAAGGGCGCATGAAGGGGTACattgcgcacgagcgccagaTGCTTGTCCTGAGCGCCACCGATCCGTTCCCGGCCGCATCACTCGCGATGCTTACATAG
- the GPI13 gene encoding mannose-ethanolamine phosphotransferase gpi13 (BUSCO:EOG092612MY; TransMembrane:15 (i12-39o511-531i543-567o579-599i611-628o640-658i670-687o727-744i764-782o802-828i840-863o869-885i962-988o1008-1031i1052-1073o); COG:T; EggNog:ENOG503NU7J) encodes MDAKKGARAAAAAVRAPFVVLVSVVGLVALLHAAGLALFTSGFLLQRVELAPHASCAPKEWHLPVPPHGAAEGEAHALDAWDAVLAEGECTLPPRFRKAVVWIIDALRYDMLAPVNASEADPYLHNHLTAPREATDTRRAFLAHFLADAPTTTLQRLKGLTTGSLPTFIEAGANFGGAGKVEEDNWISQFRQRMLAERGLELNATSGAGLAFVGDDTWDMVFSSLFDEGRAWPYSSFNVEDLDTVDAGVETHMLEEMQRSDASLTIAHSLGVDHVGHRFGAAHPRMVPKLQQMDALVRRVMDRLDDDTLFLLLGDHGMDATGDHGGDSELEVGAGLFAYAKRPWDGGATGDEDVRAVLGADAFQPFSPLAGTHRSVPQIDLVPTLALLLGVPIPFNNLGTVIPEVFASRSSPLGKPNARLLRALRINARQVHTYLDAYAQHSADLQPFRAELDTLWKDALQKDAQYALLGQSWRGDAKEAGRAAAQAYAAYTRRAVQHARSVWAQFADSKIVAGLVVLLGAVLCTAWLWHASAHGAELSMAELGAYLYPYVATSAAIGVGLALALSLAKTLVPVPFTRLELGLLCPALLVEGGILLSAWRRTAPRIASATPYATAAGVLILGVHAASFASNSFTMWEDRITLALLAAVLLARAALGYGAPTTRLQQQMPLLALGTLVLLRVAAMSRVCREEQAPYCTPSFYARNVRPDGKFADNPAYAYAGPATNNPWMSAVAYAIAFIIPDALRRILSASQAQHSTAQTMFTWIVRPSLLIGAAFWLADWAHGLDTLDEGARAGLLELKRWAGLADLVLVGIIGIAYWILAPLPLLVRRDGERAAILGFANSMGSMFLLLEAVIFALLFLLAQPMGQLALALCFLGLVILAELGDNERDVQVVRAALVREAAQDKNTVPQPALPTLLESVSIALLGYVAFFATGHQATFSAIQWRVAFVGFTTVTYPWSPLFVVLNAFGPLSILPAFGAVLLVLWNVAPHRPRPDTPPPPPMHTAAALLRTATGFLLYHAVLALSAALFACYFRRHLMLFKIWVPRFMTGALALLLADVAMLLALVAAWRVAHKVHSVFATRFT; translated from the coding sequence ATGGACGCGAAGAAGGGTGCtcgggccgccgccgcggcggtgcgcgcgccgttTGTGGTGCTCGTGAGCGTCGtgggcctcgtcgcgctgctgcacgcggcgggcctcgcgctgTTTACGAGCGGGTTTttgctgcagcgcgtcgagctcgcgccgcacgcgtcgTGTGCGCCGAAAGAGTGGCACctgccggtgccgccgcacggcgcggcagagggcgaggcgcatgcgctcgacgcctgggacgcggtgctggccgagggcgagtgCACGCTCCCCCCCCGCTTTCGCAAGGCGGTCGTGTGGATtatcgatgcgctgcgctacGACATGCTGGCGCCGGTCAacgcgagcgaggcggatcCCTACCTGCACAACCACctcaccgcgccgcgcgaggcgacggacacgcgccgcgcgttcCTCGCGCACTTTCTTgcggacgcgccgacgacgacgctgcagcgcctcaaAGGGCTCACCAccggctcgctgccgacctTTATCGAGGCCGGCGCCAACTTTGGCGGCGCAGGCAAGGTCGAGGAGGACAACTGGATCAGCCAGTTTCGCCAGCGCATGCTCGCAGAGCGCGGCCTGGAGCTGAATGCGACGTCCGGAGCGGGCCTCGCAttcgtcggcgacgataCGTGGGACATGGTCTTTTCTTcgctctttgacgaggGCCGTGCGTGGCCCTACTCCTCGTTCAacgtcgaggacctcgacACGGTCGACGCGGGCGTGGAGACGCACATGCTCGAGGAGATGCAGCGCTCCGACGCGTCCCTCACCATTGCCcactcgctcggcgtggaccACGTCGGCCACCgcttcggcgccgcgcaccccCGCATGGTGCCGAAGCTGCAGCAGATGGACGCACTCGTGCGCAGGGTTATGGACCGCCTGGACGACGACACGCTCTTTttgctcctcggcgaccacGGCATGGACGCCACGGGCGACCACGGCGGCGACtcggagctcgaggtggGTGCGGGCCTCTTTGCCTACGCCAAGCGGCCATgggacggcggcgcgaccggcgacgaggacgtgcgTGCGGTACTCGGCGCTGACGCATTCCAGCCCTtctcgccgctcgctgGCACGCACCGCTCCGTGCCGCAGATCGATCTCgtgccgacgctcgcgctgctcctcggcgtccCGATCCCGTTCAACAACCTGGGCACGGTGATTCCGGAAGTGTTTGCCTCGCGTTCGAGCCCGCTCGGCAAGCCAAACGCAcgcctgctgcgtgcgctgcgcatcaaCGCACGCCAGGTGCACACCTacctcgacgcgtacgCACAGCACTCGGCGGACCTGCAGCCGTTCCGCGCagagctcgacacgctctgGAAGGACGCGCTCCAGAAGGACGCACAGTACGCGCTTCTCGGGCAGTCGTGGCGGGGCGATGCCAAAGAGGCtggccgcgcagccgcgcagGCCTACGCGGCGtacacgcgccgcgccgtgcagcacgcacgcagcgtctgGGCGCAGTTTGCGGATAGCAAGATTGtcgccggcctcgtcgtgctcTTGGGCGCGGTCCTGTGCACCGCGTGGCTCTGGCATgcgtcggcgcacggcgcagagCTCAGcatggccgagctcggtgcgTACCTCTATCCGTACGTCgccacgagcgcggcgatcggcgtgggtctcgcgctggcgctgtCGCTCGCCAAGACCCTCGTTCCCGTACCGTTtacgcgcctcgagctgggtCTGCTGTGCCCCGCTTTGCTGGTCGAAGGCGGGATCTTGCTTTCGGCATGGCgtcgcaccgcgccgcgcatcgcgtcGGCCACGCCGTacgccacggccgccggcgtgctgATCCTCGGagtgcacgccgcgtcgttTGCAAGTAACTCGTTCACCATGTGGGAGGACCGCatcacgctcgcgctcctcgctgCCGTCCTgctggcgcgtgcggcgctcgggtACGGCGCGCCCACGACGCGGCTCCAGCAGCAAATGCCGctgctggcgctcggcacactcgtcctcctccgcGTTGCGGCCATGAGCCGCGTGTGCCGCGAAGAGCAGGCGCCGTACTGTACGCCGTCGTTCTACGCGCGCAATGTGCGCCCGGACGGCAAATTTGCAGACAATCCCGCGTACGCATACGCGGGCCCTGCGACGAACAACCCCTGGATGAGCGCCGTTGCGTACGCCATCGCGTTCATCATCCCCgacgccttgcgccgcatcctCAGCGCAAgccaggcgcagcacagCACCGCGCAGACGATGTTTACGTGGATCGTGCGCCCGTCGCTCCtgatcggcgcggcgttcTGGCTCGCAGACTgggcgcacggcctcgacacgctcgacgaaggcgcacgcgccggcctgctcgagctgaaGCGGTGGGCGGGTCTGGCGGACCTCGTGCTGGTCGGCATCATCGGCATTGCCTACTGGATCCTCGCGCCGTtgccgctgctcgtgcgccgcgacggcgagcgcgcggccatCCTCGGCTTTGCAAACTCGATGGGCAGCATGTTtttgctgctcgaggcggttatctttgcgctgctctttttgctcgcgcagccgatgggccagctcgcgctcgcactGTGcttcctcggcctcgtgatcctcgcggagctcggcgacaatgagcgcgacgtccaggtcgtgcgtgcggcTCTCGTGCGCGAAGCCGCTCAGGACAAGAACACGGTGCCGCAGCCCGCGCTGCCAACGCTCCTCGAGTCGGTGTCGATCGCACTGCTTGGCTACGTCGCGTTCTTTGCCACCGGGCATCAGGCGACGTTCTCCGCGATCCagtggcgcgtcgcgtttGTCGGCTTCACGACCGTGACCTACCCCTGGTCGCCGCTGTTTGTCGTGCTGAACGCGTTTGGGCCGCTGAGCATTTTGCCGGCCTTTGGCGCAGTCCTGCTTGTGCTGTGGAACGTCGCGCCCCACCGGCCCCGCCCGGatacgccgccgccgccgccgatgcacacggccgccgcgctgctgcgcaccgcgacgggGTTCCTGCTCTACCACGCGGTCCTGGCGCTGAGCGCCGCACTATTTGCATGCTACTTCCGCCGGCACCTCATGCTCTTCAAGATCTGGGTGCCGCGCTTTATGacgggcgcgctcgcgctccttctCGCGGACGTCGCcatgctcctcgcgctcgtcgcggcgtggcgcgtcgcacacAAGGTCCATAGCGTCTTTGCCACGCGCTTTACGTAA